From Gemmatimonadota bacterium, a single genomic window includes:
- a CDS encoding Ig-like domain-containing protein, translating into MFRSTRLPLLAVLLFATACGDSASLADQATGAVPTRGRAADAAACTADPVQIQGALSSGFSSLANSFTATSTWNAVVQATNANNATLAKAKAFELVDFLLANDANQQVALSPATLASVLNQIFCYVGIDAGIANPKETWVVHVGDPMTTLQTLDRQSGAQFPPDAVVENTIVTARRLTDPNALTTPLDKYAFIYEWTVSPAQTLKPGTKAIVGVCPDPVELINVPANEIDSLLARLVLGHQKNPATFEVLPRVNIPPEMTLACGAITSAAMPSSWGGRLLDALASVVRPAPLAAAGRLAGSGGIGGATSEFSPFEPVDPQLFASGGVGGSTSEFVRDALLVTTIDGTVGTTRTGAGLPTITVKTRQGTPIPGVTAAWTTAPSTVAPYSAKPGNASVCGADAATNAAGTAAVGCINFGTTSDLRTAYTKLTATLTPPANLDPTVIEFVPEVPSWLIAAYGASSLVFTQPAAGNYSAGALIPARVEVRSDLGTIVPTASNPVTLSLNKNSFDGGATTKVTNAVNGVATFSTTILQAATGYRFAASATLGDAGLVSSTTGSNLFDVAPGAALRFVAVGPTAYGKVNGGAVSPTPTVRVTDQFNNPQVGVPVFWTPGGAMGATVNGAPLTATTPTGADGSASVTWVPGEGENQLRASLQSTPGGAELFYTATHSSAYTTINACTPAAFRDDIAAYYFTIPGPVGGGGLVRSIGLYLSAEATPGQSGPIAYPMTLVAERVVKNATTGAPQTQSFSASAIAFLGGESEGTGGVDRLVTFQFDIGPLPNAQLVTRNRQPELVLRFQLPNGGYGRRINFNGGPCAPGKNCSPPPGCSATQSALPFPSASIFRKSVALIVRGRFTTDPEDRRLGRAR; encoded by the coding sequence GTGTTCCGTTCCACCCGGTTGCCGCTGCTCGCGGTGCTGTTGTTTGCCACGGCATGCGGAGACTCCGCCTCGCTGGCCGATCAGGCCACTGGCGCCGTCCCGACGCGCGGCCGCGCGGCGGACGCTGCCGCGTGCACGGCGGACCCCGTGCAGATCCAGGGCGCACTGTCGAGCGGCTTCTCGTCGCTCGCCAACAGCTTCACCGCCACGAGCACCTGGAACGCCGTCGTGCAGGCGACGAACGCGAACAATGCGACGCTGGCCAAGGCGAAGGCGTTCGAGTTGGTCGACTTCCTCCTCGCCAACGACGCGAACCAGCAGGTGGCGCTGTCGCCGGCGACCCTCGCCTCGGTGCTGAACCAGATCTTCTGTTACGTCGGCATCGACGCCGGGATCGCGAACCCCAAGGAGACGTGGGTCGTGCACGTCGGCGACCCGATGACCACGCTGCAGACGCTGGACCGCCAGTCCGGAGCCCAGTTCCCGCCGGATGCGGTCGTCGAGAACACCATCGTGACGGCGCGCCGGCTCACTGACCCGAACGCCCTCACGACGCCGCTCGACAAGTACGCGTTCATCTATGAGTGGACGGTGTCGCCTGCCCAGACGCTGAAGCCGGGCACGAAGGCGATCGTCGGCGTCTGCCCGGATCCCGTAGAACTCATCAACGTGCCGGCGAATGAAATCGACTCGCTGCTGGCGCGGCTGGTGCTCGGCCACCAGAAGAACCCGGCCACCTTCGAGGTGCTCCCGCGCGTCAACATTCCGCCGGAGATGACGCTCGCGTGCGGAGCGATCACCTCGGCCGCGATGCCGTCGAGCTGGGGTGGTCGGCTCCTCGACGCGCTGGCGAGCGTGGTGCGCCCCGCACCGCTCGCCGCTGCCGGTCGCCTCGCGGGCAGCGGCGGCATCGGCGGCGCGACCAGCGAGTTCTCGCCGTTCGAGCCGGTTGACCCGCAGCTCTTCGCCTCGGGCGGCGTCGGCGGGTCGACCAGCGAGTTCGTCCGCGACGCCCTCCTCGTGACCACGATCGATGGCACCGTCGGCACGACCCGCACCGGCGCGGGCCTCCCGACGATCACGGTCAAGACCCGCCAGGGGACGCCGATTCCGGGCGTCACCGCCGCCTGGACGACGGCACCGTCCACCGTGGCGCCCTACAGCGCGAAGCCGGGCAACGCCTCGGTCTGCGGCGCCGACGCCGCCACCAACGCCGCCGGGACTGCGGCCGTCGGCTGCATCAATTTCGGCACGACGTCCGACCTCCGCACCGCGTACACCAAGCTGACTGCGACGCTCACGCCACCGGCCAACCTCGACCCGACCGTGATCGAGTTTGTCCCGGAGGTGCCGAGCTGGCTGATCGCCGCGTATGGGGCAAGTAGCCTCGTCTTCACCCAACCGGCCGCGGGCAATTACAGCGCCGGTGCGTTGATCCCCGCCCGCGTCGAGGTGCGCTCCGACTTGGGCACGATCGTGCCGACCGCGTCGAACCCGGTGACGCTATCGCTGAACAAGAACAGCTTTGACGGCGGTGCCACGACAAAGGTCACCAATGCGGTCAACGGGGTGGCCACCTTCAGCACCACGATCCTGCAGGCGGCCACGGGCTATCGATTCGCCGCCTCTGCCACGCTCGGCGACGCGGGGCTCGTGTCCAGCACCACGGGGAGCAACCTCTTCGATGTCGCACCCGGTGCCGCGTTGCGGTTTGTGGCGGTCGGCCCCACGGCGTATGGCAAGGTGAACGGCGGTGCGGTCAGCCCGACGCCGACCGTCCGGGTCACCGACCAATTCAACAACCCGCAGGTTGGTGTCCCGGTCTTCTGGACACCAGGCGGCGCCATGGGTGCCACCGTGAACGGCGCGCCGCTGACGGCCACGACCCCCACCGGGGCCGACGGGAGTGCCTCGGTCACCTGGGTGCCTGGCGAAGGGGAGAATCAACTGCGCGCCTCGCTGCAGTCGACGCCGGGGGGCGCGGAGCTCTTCTACACCGCGACGCATTCCTCCGCCTACACGACCATCAACGCCTGCACCCCCGCCGCGTTTCGGGACGACATCGCCGCGTACTACTTCACCATTCCCGGTCCGGTGGGTGGCGGCGGATTGGTGCGTTCCATCGGCCTGTACCTCTCGGCCGAGGCAACGCCTGGGCAGAGCGGTCCGATCGCGTACCCGATGACATTGGTGGCCGAGCGCGTGGTGAAAAACGCCACGACGGGCGCGCCGCAGACGCAGTCGTTCAGCGCCTCGGCGATCGCGTTCCTGGGGGGCGAGAGTGAAGGCACCGGCGGTGTCGATCGGCTGGTCACCTTCCAGTTTGACATCGGTCCGCTGCCGAACGCGCAGCTGGTGACGCGAAACCGTCAGCCCGAGCTGGTGCTCCGCTTCCAGCTGCCGAATGGCGGGTATGGTCGGCGCATCAACTTCAACGGCGGCCCCTGCGCGCCGGGCAAGAACTGCTCACCGCCGCCTGGGTGCTCCGCCACGCAGTCCGCATTGCCCTTCCCGAGCGCCTCGATCTTCCGGAAGAGCGTCGCCCTGATCGTGCGCGGCCGGTTTACCACGGACCCGGAAGATCGCCGGCTGGGCCGGGCGCGCTAG
- a CDS encoding Rieske (2Fe-2S) protein: MTRPRREFLKEIGLAAMGALLLAGIPAEVAAAMEPRRVTASGRVGADPTYPVPAADGVQIDKVNEVILVRWQNSVWAFNLSCPHQRTALRWTEAKHEFQCPKHKSRYQPDGTFIAGRATRNMDRFSITRTGTDVIVHVGAMHKSDADQSSWSASVVKL; the protein is encoded by the coding sequence TTGACCCGGCCCCGCCGGGAATTCCTGAAGGAGATCGGCTTGGCCGCGATGGGCGCGTTGCTCCTGGCCGGCATCCCGGCCGAGGTGGCCGCGGCGATGGAGCCGCGTCGCGTCACGGCCAGCGGCCGCGTCGGGGCCGATCCGACCTATCCGGTACCGGCCGCCGACGGCGTGCAGATCGACAAGGTGAACGAGGTGATCCTGGTTCGCTGGCAGAACAGTGTCTGGGCCTTCAACCTCTCCTGCCCGCACCAGCGGACGGCGTTGCGGTGGACCGAGGCCAAGCACGAGTTCCAGTGTCCGAAGCACAAGTCGCGCTACCAGCCCGACGGCACCTTCATCGCCGGCCGCGCCACCCGCAACATGGATCGCTTCTCGATCACCCGGACCGGGACCGACGTCATCGTGCACGTCGGGGCGATGCACAAAAGCGACGCGGACCAGTCAAGCTGGTCCGCGTCGGTGGTGAAACTCTGA
- a CDS encoding protein kinase, protein MADTTLERLQTHLADRYAFERELGRGGMATVFLARDIKHDRKVAVKVLHPDLSASIGGERFEREIRVAGRLQHPHILGMYDSGVSDGLLYYVMPFVEGESLRDRLDREGQLSVEDALQITLEVADALEYAHKQQVIHRDIKPENVLLSGGHALVADFGIARAVEDGAQQLTQTGMALGTPTYMAPEQGMGEKVGVTADIYSLGCMLFEMLAGEPPFSGKNASAILAKHVMEQVPSLRIIRQSVPEEVEYAIFCSLGKSPADRPQSAAAFAALLVAAPMPAGATSTRMMTMRHTTARRTTSGMTSAFGVAAPMPVPLWKRPMVLAIALLVLVGGGFGAYKLTAGGKPVPLADSGGLSKKRIAVLYFQTGDSLATLADGLTEALIENLNTIPSLAVISAGGVGQYRGNDSIPPEDIGKALNAGTLVRGRSTSRATRRRSRSG, encoded by the coding sequence TTGGCCGATACCACCCTCGAACGACTGCAGACCCACCTCGCCGATCGCTATGCGTTCGAGCGGGAGCTTGGCCGTGGGGGCATGGCCACGGTCTTCCTGGCCCGCGACATCAAGCACGACCGCAAGGTGGCCGTGAAGGTCCTCCACCCGGACCTCTCCGCCTCGATCGGCGGCGAGCGCTTCGAGCGCGAGATCCGGGTAGCCGGGCGCCTGCAGCACCCGCACATCCTCGGGATGTATGACTCGGGCGTCTCCGACGGGCTGCTCTACTACGTCATGCCGTTCGTCGAGGGGGAGTCGCTGCGCGACCGGCTCGACCGCGAGGGCCAGCTCTCCGTCGAGGATGCGCTGCAGATCACGCTCGAAGTGGCCGACGCCCTCGAGTACGCCCACAAGCAGCAGGTCATCCACCGCGACATCAAGCCGGAGAATGTTCTGCTCAGCGGCGGCCACGCGCTGGTGGCCGACTTCGGCATTGCCCGCGCCGTCGAGGATGGCGCGCAGCAACTGACGCAGACCGGCATGGCCCTCGGCACGCCGACCTACATGGCGCCGGAACAAGGGATGGGCGAGAAGGTCGGCGTCACCGCCGACATCTACTCGCTCGGCTGCATGCTGTTCGAGATGCTCGCCGGCGAGCCGCCGTTCAGCGGGAAGAACGCCTCGGCGATCCTCGCGAAGCACGTGATGGAGCAGGTGCCGTCGCTCCGGATCATCCGGCAGTCCGTACCCGAGGAAGTCGAGTACGCGATCTTCTGCTCGCTGGGGAAGTCGCCGGCCGATCGGCCCCAGAGCGCGGCGGCGTTTGCCGCCCTGCTGGTCGCGGCGCCGATGCCGGCGGGCGCAACGTCGACCCGCATGATGACGATGCGGCACACGACCGCGCGCCGCACCACCAGCGGGATGACGAGCGCCTTCGGGGTCGCCGCTCCGATGCCGGTGCCGCTCTGGAAGCGGCCGATGGTGCTCGCGATCGCGCTGCTGGTCTTGGTTGGTGGAGGATTCGGGGCGTACAAGCTGACGGCGGGTGGCAAGCCGGTGCCGCTGGCCGACAGCGGCGGGCTGTCCAAGAAGCGGATCGCGGTGCTCTACTTCCAGACTGGCGATTCACTCGCCACGCTCGCCGATGGTTTGACCGAAGCGCTGATCGAGAACCTGAACACCATCCCGAGCCTCGCCGTGATCTCCGCGGGTGGTGTCGGCCAGTATCGCGGCAATGACTCGATCCCGCCCGAGGACATCGGCAAGGCGTTGAACGCGGGGACGCTGGTCAGGGGACGCTCGACCAGCAGGGCGACAAGACGAAGATCACGATCCGGTTGA
- a CDS encoding carbonic anhydrase produces the protein MIPAHEALARLRAGNLRFNTSVSGGAPVLHQARRAELTEGQEPFAIILGCADSRVPAEIVFDQGLGDLFVIRVAGNIVAPSLVGSVEFAAERFHTRLVVVLGHSQCGAIVATIEELQHPSPSSTHSRNIRAIVDLVRPSVESLLDTPLAQDHDALVAEAVRANIRASADHLRHGSEILEQLIREDGLLVVGAEYSLETGVVTFFDGMPELPAAAGRGGGGG, from the coding sequence ATGATCCCTGCCCACGAAGCCCTCGCCCGACTCCGGGCCGGCAATCTCCGCTTCAACACCAGCGTCAGCGGCGGCGCGCCGGTGCTCCACCAGGCGCGCCGAGCGGAGCTGACCGAGGGTCAGGAGCCGTTCGCCATCATCCTCGGCTGCGCCGATTCCAGGGTCCCGGCCGAGATCGTCTTCGACCAGGGACTCGGCGATCTCTTTGTGATCCGGGTCGCCGGCAACATCGTCGCCCCCTCGCTGGTCGGGAGCGTCGAGTTCGCGGCCGAGCGGTTTCACACCCGGCTGGTGGTGGTCCTGGGCCATTCCCAGTGCGGAGCGATCGTGGCGACCATCGAGGAACTGCAGCACCCCTCGCCGAGCTCAACCCACTCGCGCAACATCCGGGCGATTGTCGACCTGGTGCGGCCGTCGGTCGAGTCGCTCCTCGACACGCCGCTCGCGCAGGACCACGACGCCCTGGTGGCCGAAGCGGTCCGCGCCAACATCCGCGCCTCCGCCGACCACTTGCGTCATGGCTCGGAGATCCTGGAACAGTTGATTCGGGAGGATGGACTGCTGGTCGTGGGCGCGGAGTATTCGCTGGAGACCGGGGTGGTCACCTTTTTCGATGGGATGCCGGAGCTACCCGCCGCCGCAGGGCGCGGCGGCGGCGGGGGCTAG
- a CDS encoding zinc ribbon domain-containing protein, giving the protein MHHSSSTSCPQCGASVHGKFCESCGTAIAESACRQCGIVAAPGAMFCANCGTSFGGDAQPSAPDTPSVVTARGTRSWTIPAMIGVAAIAALGWAASRPSPTVTSGETTSPSGAVVSDGTPPDLSNLSPQEQFLRLADRIQASVQSGDTATVVRFFPMMEQAFTNLPTADRNNDLRFHLALLRAQVGHFPGAVAQVDTIVASAENHLLVDYLRALIADYQGNVAAGRAARLAFRQHFDTEVALKRPEYLAHRSLLDDFLKTTPTK; this is encoded by the coding sequence CTTCGACATCCTGTCCCCAGTGCGGCGCATCGGTCCACGGCAAATTCTGCGAGAGCTGCGGCACGGCAATCGCCGAATCGGCGTGTCGGCAATGCGGCATCGTGGCGGCGCCGGGTGCGATGTTCTGCGCGAATTGTGGGACGAGTTTCGGTGGTGACGCGCAACCGTCGGCCCCCGACACACCGAGCGTGGTCACCGCGCGCGGGACGCGCAGCTGGACCATACCGGCGATGATCGGGGTCGCGGCGATTGCGGCGTTGGGGTGGGCCGCATCGCGTCCGAGTCCAACCGTCACCAGCGGTGAGACCACGTCGCCGAGTGGTGCCGTGGTATCGGATGGCACCCCGCCAGATCTCTCGAACCTCAGTCCCCAAGAGCAATTCCTGCGATTGGCCGATCGGATCCAGGCGTCGGTGCAGTCGGGCGACACCGCCACCGTCGTCCGGTTCTTCCCGATGATGGAGCAGGCCTTCACCAATCTCCCGACCGCCGATCGCAACAACGATTTGCGCTTTCACCTCGCCTTGCTGCGTGCGCAGGTCGGTCACTTCCCTGGTGCAGTGGCGCAGGTCGACACGATCGTCGCCAGCGCGGAGAATCACCTCCTGGTCGACTATCTCCGCGCCCTCATCGCGGACTATCAGGGGAACGTCGCTGCCGGGCGCGCGGCGCGACTCGCGTTCCGACAACACTTCGATACCGAGGTCGCGTTGAAGCGCCCCGAGTACCTGGCCCACCGGTCTCTGCTCGACGACTTCCTGAAGACGACGCCGACGAAGTAG